TTACCTATAAAATCTGTGAGATAGAGGCCCTCGAGGATTGGGTTTGGGCAGCACTGACCTACTTAGTCTCTGCTAATGATGTTTGGACATTTTTCGTTTTTTTGCTATGTTAGTTTTGTATGGTTCTGTACTGGTATTTCTGCTTACGTTTGTATAACGTAAATTAGCCAGTTCAGCAGAAACTTGAATAACTCTCCCTCTTACAGGGGTGGCTGTCTTTACAGTTATGCTATGgcagtgcttctcaaccctggtcctggaggttTTTGGTCCAACTGAACtctattacttaattgaacccttaactgaactaataatttgcttacatttgacttcTTAAATTGTgttactgataaaaagttggttccttatacaatgtatacattacttaaaacccctactttttaaaataatgaaaagtctctgatttaggaaaatgttagttaaattaagggttcaattaagtaattgagagcttgattggaacaaaaaccagcagttGTGAGGGTTGAGGACCACGGTACTGTAGTTTACATATAAACACTTCATGGTAAACGATCAGTTTAATTGTCTGTCATTTGTACTTGTTTGTTTGGTAAAACATGAGAACCCCAAGCATGCAGTATGTTCTGAAGTGGAGCCAAATGCATTGCCGGGACTCAATAAGTATGGCACatgagatgtagggttacagcacacacacaacctgGAGTAACAAGCATGCAGAGCTGAGAAGGAAACAAAAAGTGCTTCTGATCTGACCTCCTGTAGTGAGTAAAGTAAGGCAGAGCTGGTGAAGAGCTGAGAGGGTTTAAAGTAAAGAGGTGCAGTCTGAATTGGAGAGTTTTCCACTTTCaatttgttatttatgtatgtatgtatgtatttattacttaGTAAATGCACTAACGATGGTCACAACAAATACTTTTCACAAAACATTACATACTAAGTGCCATTAAGTACAATACACAGTAGAAGTCCTACTTGAAGTACAATTAATACAGTGCAAAACACAGTGCCGTAGTTACAAACAATATTGTGTACAGTGGGGGCAGAGCAGGCAACATCGCAGATAGCAGAGCAGCAGTCACAGGAGAAAATAACTTCAAAATAATGGGgagaatattaaaaacaattcaaaggtGTGCGTTATCTGGTGGAGGGGTATTAGAAATAGTCAAACAGCTCTGTCAACGCACCTGCTTGGGTGTGACTCACAAAGCACAGGCCTGGTTACACATGGGGACGGACAGACGTttgcatcaacacagacagacagagaggaagaCATCTCGTCATgcgttctctctccctctctctctctctctctagataTACACCTATATCCAGGTCATTAAAACTATGTGGCTTGGCAGGCTCCGTTTCCGTCAGTCAATCTGTCAGGGCTGCGATGTGGAGAGTGAGTCAGGGAGTTGACGAATGAATCACCCCTCTGAAGGAAGgggagagaggtgggggggagTAGGGATCCGGATGCTTCCCCTACCCCCCCCATGCACACACCTCTCATTTACGGGAAAAAAGAGTCGCCCTGCCGTTCCTGACATCGCATCCCTCTCGGGGTTCGAATTCGCCAGTCCTCTCGCCAACAGCCCCCCGAGCCAGCAGCTTTCAACACCGGACCTGTTCAAACGCACTGTCTCGCCGCCTGGATCCTCACTCACAACTTCAAACACCCTCCCCAAATCGTAAAATAAGTCTGTGGAATAGGACGGAAAACCAAGGGGAATTCTAACGCAATCCCTTCTCTGTGGATCTGTCTTTATCTCTGTCTATTTTTTATGTaatctttctccctctctctctttttttattggTAATATCAGTATTCTTTATTGATATGATTTTCAAGGAAGGGTCTTAATACTGAAATATGAAAATTGCAAATGTATTCCTTTGTGGAGAAAGATAAATAATCTCAGGAACGTGCAGAGGTCAAAAGGTTATGTAATTTCTCTCCCTGTGTGTTCTAGTGGTAGCTTTTTCTAATGTATATTTTAGACTTGGTTTGACGTTTTGTTGATGGTTTGGGTCAGAGTTTGGTTTGGTATTTGGTCTTAAATTGAACCGCTTGAGGCCCACACTACAGCTGATGTAATACACTGTGGTGGAGTCTCTCCTTTCTATCACAATTCACCATACAGATTATTCAGGTATCTAGGCTAATAAATGGCTAAAAGTCTGTGGAATGAAGATTTATTAAGTGAAAATCTGAAATTAGAAAATGTTATGAAGCTCAGTTTTAATTAGGGATACAAGCGAATGTAGAAAAAGTCTTACTGTTACATTTAGGTTGTTTAGAGAGCTTTATTTAAAGTAATGTAACTAAATctagattttaaattaatttaagtgTTAAAATTAGGGTTCCAGActagggttagagttagagTCAACTTTGGCTTTCATTAAGGTTAGGGATGGTTTTCTACTGGCTGGACAGAATTGGGTGCAGTTTTGTTTGAGCCTCGCTTACATTGTTTGTGTTGGTTAGGGTTGGAGTTCAGGCTGTTTTCGGGCCTTAAACTGGGGTAAGTAATCTTCTGATATAATACAATTGGTTAGAGTGAAAAGCCTCTCCTTTCCTCACTGCAATACAGTAAGACTTCTCAAAACCTCGTCCTCTTCAGCTCCAAGCCAGCAGAGTGTGAATCCAACATCACCTGCCTGTATCTGTCGTCTTCCTCTGAATTGTTCTCTCCTGAGCACTTggtttaagtgtgtgtgtgcgtgtgtgtgtgcgtatgtgtgtgtgtgtgtgtgtgcgtgtgtgtgtgtgtgtgcgtgtgtgtgtgtgtgtgtgtgtgtgcgtgtgtgtgcgtatgtgtgtgtgtgtgtgtgtgtgtgtgtgtgtgtgtgcgtgtgtgtgcgtatgtgtgagagagtgagtacTGGGGGTGGGGTGGACGTGTCCGCCAAAGCTGAGCAGGATGCAGACCCTCAAGCCAAATGGTTAAAGGTAAGATCATTTCCCTCTCATTGACTCTTGTTCTGCGTCCCCCACCTACATAGGATTGTCCCACAATATTGTGCCCAAGATTACTATCTCTCCTGAGCAAAGCGGAAGCATCACATTTCACAGCATTTAGGCAGTAGAGAAACCAGTATGTAATCTCTATGTGTCTGCATGTGCTATACAACAAGCAAAGCTGTTGATACAGTGTAACGCAGAACTAAGTAGCATAATGtcaaaggtattattattattattattattattattattattattattattattgtatcaaATCAGACTTGACTTAACTATAAAAACTGTGTACAACTAGACTAACTATCCACACAAGGTGAAATACTTGCTGCTTCTCTCTACTGTATTCTACAATCAAAGGAAGAGTTTGAATCCCACTTTATCTGTGGCAGTCTAGCTAGCCTGCTCTGTATATTGTTttgactgtttgtttgttttatttcattctaGTTCAGGCAGGCCAAGAATATCACATTTGATTCTCCATACAGTCTGTGCAATACTGTGTCGGCTTTATTCATGTCTGCGCACTGCCAGGCTTTTTTTGCGAGCTGGAGCGGTGGGGAGAAATACACAGAGAATGAAACTTCTTTTGCATTAAGACCTGCAGAGCTTTCTCAGGGTATCTGCGAATGTGCTTCATCCTGCACCCTCCCTGTCATTTGTCATCTGTGTGACAAGAAAAAGCACCGATTTCTCAACAACACTACGGAGCGCTTTCAAGACAAGACActgtatagttcctgcattccTCCGTCCCACTCCCTGCAACTCTGCTGTAAAATAGTTGAAGCTTGGTGCGGCTCTGCTCAACCATAAATACACCTGAAACTCCCGCTGACAGCTTTTTCCTGCCTGCCTGAGAGAGGGTCAAAGGTCAAGTTAAGAAAGTACAGTGCATGCCCTGTCAGCTAATCTGCTGTAAAACACTTGGGTTGTGAATGTTCCCGCGGCAGTTTTGGATGTAACTGCTAAATGTTTGGCGTGAGCGCAGGGCAGAAAAACCTGTCCTTCTGTAGCACGTGggagacaaaacaagaagaaaatCATGTCCACGGTACTGGGCAGGAACAtcctgaaatatttggctgttgGAAAACTAAAGTCTTATCAGTACTCTAATACTGCCGGAAGTTTGCTCAATACCGAGGTCCATGCAGAAAACTCACACTGATGCTTTTGATCAGATTGTAGGACATCTGATAAATTTGATAAATGTTTGCCTTTGCTGTATATCAGTATTAATCAGAATTTTCCAGTACTCTGCTAAATGCACTGTTAGGTTTTATATATAGACCCACACTGTGACACATGCCAACACTCACTTCAATAGTTAGGTTAGATAACATCATtttgaacacatttttatatattgtaaagTATGAATATATATACCAATTATAATATGTACGCATTACACTGCTGCACTGTGTGGAATTAACTCCTGATATAGATATTCTAGCAAAGAATAAAAGGAAAaccatttgttgtttttaaccagatttatttcattataataTGAGGAAACAGTTGTACAACAAATATAACaatcacatttcaaaaaaatacTGTAACACTGACAAGCTGGTTGGGTTTAAGATCTTGCATACCAGGTTCAAGGGTTTTTGCACAGGAAAATACATGATCTCAGACTTGAGTTATTGTTGCGGTACATTTTTCATTACTGTTGCATTTGTTGCAGCCTCTCAGCGGGCTGTCGTGGGCAACACACTTACTTTTTCTGAAAGGCACGAGGACAACATTGGTCTCTGCGAGTCTCCCAACTGTCCCGTTGAGGTCCTGGAGGTTTGGGGTGCCTGCGTCTGTGTCAGTGCATGGAGAGGGACTGTTGGTAGCCAGTGCCTTGTAAGTAACTGAGCTGCCAGGAAAAGGGCAGAGGGGAGGAGCACTCTGCCAGGTTGTCCATGTGGTTCTGGTGGCATGTGGTCCTCACCCCAAACTGGTAGCCAGCACCTCCACCGTTGCCGTAATAAGGGGGGCTCCTGATCTCCTCTCGGGGGCTGTTGTAGTGTCCGTGGTGGGGGAGGTAGAGCTGGCTCTCGGGGGAGTAGCGGTGGTAATGGGGAGAAGGGGAACAGGAGGGGACCAGGTGTCCGGGGGGGTCTGCGTAGAGCTGTTCcgaggggtgtgtgtggggaAGAGCATGTTGGTGGTGGGCAGGTGGCTGGGGATGCAGGTGGGTCTCTGGGGGCATCTGGTAGCCCTCCTCCTTGCCCATCTCCATTCGGGACTCCTCCAGGGGTCCGTGGCACTCGGGGTGTGCGCAGGGGTGCCGgggggcggcggcggcggcgggggCTGTGGGGTTGGAGCGCAGGAAGACAGAGAGCGAGGAGATGCGGTTGATGGCCCTCCGCAGCGTGGCGATCTTGGACAGCCGCTTGCCGTTGAGGTCGTGTTTCAGGGCCATGCGCAGGGCGTTGAAAGCCTGGTTGTAGTCCAAGATGCGTTTCCTCTCGCGCACGTTGGCCGCCACCCTCCGGGCCTTGGAGCGCACCGGGCGGCTCCTCTTCTTCAACTTGGCCTCCTCCGGCTCGCTGGTGCAACTGGCTGAGCTGTCGCTGCTCGGGGAGGTCTTGCCCAGCTCCCCCACTCCTGAGGTATAATCGTCGTTGCCCAAGAGACTCCCCTCCAGCTCGTCCTCGGAGAACTCGGACTCGGTCAGACTGGCCCTGCTGTTCATGGTGCTGTTCGGGTCTACGCTTGGGAATCGGGTTCTGATAGCTTTCAGTTCAGGAGCTGTCAGGACTCATCTACTCCCAGGCAGCACAAGAAGTGAAAGAAGTCTCCTCCTCTTGTGACTGTAACTCTGAGCGATTCGTCTTCTGCTTCCTTTTTAAGATCCAAGCAGGTTTTTAAGGCTGTCCTTTATTGTACCACATGGTACGATTGCCTGTAAAGAAAGGTGTTCTCTATGTTTATTGGTGCCCTCTAGGCAAACATAGGTTAACATCAGTTAACTCTGCTGACACACCCCaacctttttttctgttttttttttctttcttgcaaCAGGCAAATATACAGTTTGTCCAACTTGGTTGCAGATGAGGAGAGAATGTATGGAATGACTTTAACTGCTTGTTCACAGATATCCAGTTCTTTGGCATTTCCTGCAAGTGAAAGTAAATTCAGCAGGTCCTTCGCAGTGAGTGGCAATGGGTTTCCTTGTTGTGTGCTTTCATGGCATTAAAATATCGTAATCAACAAGCCTCCATAAGCTTACTAGCACAAATAGTTTCAGAGCATAGCTCACTATGAATGCACACCTCTTGAAGAGCATGTATTGCTATTAATTACTATATCAGATTTAAAGGTTTTGAAACATCTCTGCATTGTGGAGATTTCAATAGAGAAAGAAGTGGTGCATGTTTAGTTTTAGTTATTCTGGTTTTACAATTAGAAGatgatgatgagtttacaagaATAATTGTTCCTTAAGTTTTCAAGAGAGCATAAAAAATACCCAGTTCTAAATCTCACTGTTCTAGATTGTCGCATTTCCAGTGTTCAGTAGCTCTGCATTCTGGGTAGTTTTGTTACACATCCATCTGATTACACTTTGTTCCATCAAATAATGTCCCAAGTTctcttattttaatattatttacagcAAACAAGAATTAAAGGAGatggaatacaattttgcaaCTGTTATCATGTAAAAATTATTTCACTTCAGTCAAAACTGGGAATTGAATGCAggcttttttttaaggtttttttttgtttgtttgttttgttttttctgaagGATTCAGTTATTCAGATTCGATGTTTTTCATGCATGCAAAATCTTGTGGGCAGGTGTTAGTTTTCACATGCACAAAAATCATTTAGTGTCCTGAAACAATAGTCTCATTTTGGGTGTGGGAGAAGTTTTCTATTTTGAAGTGTAGGCACCAGAAATTGCCAAGGAGAGAGATTTTGAAAACAACTTATCAagtacaaaaaaatattgttaaaattatatatatatataataaaaatacaaaacctttAACAGCATTCAAATCATTTATGACAGTTGTCCTAGTGCTGTAAGATTCTATGATATAAGCTACtgaaaaattatatttatagtaTCCCCTTGCGGATCCAAATACCTTTCTTATTTATCTGCACAATCTCTAGAAAAGGCCCAAATCAAACTGCACAAATGATTCCTGTCCTTATCGCAGCTCCAATTTGTATATTGTAGTAGAAGAGGTGCACAAGTACTAATCTTGCTTGAGTGAAAAATTGGTCCAGGTGACTGATGACAAATTGGAGCTTTATCAGATAACCTGAGTTTTATTAATGTGCTTATGCACCTTATACACGAGAGAgacggaaagagagagagggaagggggagAAGGGAGGCTGGGGGGATACTATTATCTTGTATGATCTAAACCATAGATTTCCCTGCAGCTGCAATTATCAGTGTCCTATTTGCAGATATGTTCTCTCCTGTATGGTTTCTGAAGGACAGGGTAATTTGGGTGTCTGCATTGCAAGAGTGCCGTAAATCAGCCTCAGATCTCCCCTTGGGACAAGATCAGACAAGGGGGCAAGACTTCAAaggtgaggggaaaaaaaaaaaaaggaaaaaaaatactacaaTTATCACCTGCAAGAGTTGGTTTGGCTGAAGCGATCGCCCTCCCCTGCGTGTTGCATTTTTCTGTGAACATGATACCGGTTTGAAGTCAGTGGAACCGTTTGTCCAAATTAATAGATTACCACCCTGGCCAAATAAAAGGAAACTCTGGGTATGATTTACTAGGACCACGGATCTTAACTGAAGGGTGCCACTTATCTTTTTAACCTGTCATTTTCTTCTCCTCGGAAATTCTTGTTCAAgtgtcttttttgtttattgtgttgtttttctttcactctTGCATGATTTGTTTCTTCTATCTAACTCTTTACATGCCACTCACATGTGATAGCTTTTATTTTCGCTTTGTGGTGTCTCTGAGTCTATGATAAATGTTGGagattctttttttccttttctttaaatagatAGACAAAGCATTTTGCAGATGGCTGAATGTTTCGCTGTTTTTTACTGCAAGATCGTGCTTGGTTCAAGATACCAAGTCTGAGACGATAACACAAGGACGCCACTTGTGTTCCAGTGGAATGGGGTGTAGTTACTTTTTACAAGAGCACCGAAAAAAAAACtcctaatgtttttttcttcttttacttCTAAGGCACTGTCATTATATCAGGGATTACTGCTCTCAGgaacttttaaaagaaaatttACAGCTTCACTCCAAAGAACATGGCTGCAAGCCATTTGCACAATAACCCACAATCCCAAGGACTGATGTTAAACCATTATCTAGCAATCAGTACTCTAATCATGCCCATTGTTGTGCCATAATGTGAATAGCGGTTGCAGGGGAATCCTATTTGAATGGGCTGCAACAAGGCCGTAGATTCACTGGACACGGCCTCCAAAACGGGGCCTTAGTCTTGATGTTATCAGAAGAAGAAAGAGATTGGTTGTGTTATAACCCCGACCGTGAGAGCAAGGGAGCTGCCATTGAGGGCATTGCTTCCTTCCTGGCTCAATAGGCTGTTGTCAGTTTATTGCACGATGCATAGGTGCAGCTGACCATTAGGGAAATGATAGTGTTTGTTCTGGGTATTCCAATTAAGAtaataatgctttaaaaataattaagattGATGAGATAAATGGATAGTAGAAGATAAAGGGAAAAAAGGAGAAGCTGCATGTGATCTCTCAGAATAAAAGTCGATTTTTCTCCAATGTGCTTAAGAGATGgataaaaaagattaaatacTTGATTTAAACAGACGAAAGGGGAAGCTCCATCAAGTCAAGTCTGTTTCTAAGATGATGAGAATATTGGCAGTGGTAGGAAGGCACTTAACTTAAACAAGCAGCTGAGACACATATTTGAGAGGCAAGGCACCTTTGCAGTTGGAATCAAAGCAAAAGCAGAAAAGACTGGAACAACAAATTACAACCTGAAGGCGTTTTCTTCCTTAATGCACCATGAAAAACATTCCCAGATATCTTCAGTAACAAGCTTATTTTTTATAGTTACTAGTTTTCAGCAGCAGTATTTATTGGACTAATAATTTACCATAATCTTTAATGGACaagaaacaaattatttaaCAATAGCATTTGCAGAAACAGTTCACCTCAAATGTTTTGGTACCACAATGCATTGAAGGCAAACCTGTCTGGAATACTGCATTAATATCATCCATTTAAAATTAGGGTGCTTTCCAGGAATGCAGAttagaaataaattagaaaaagactGTTTTAGGATTGTCTATTTATGAATGTAGAAAAAAAAGTGCAACACGTTATTAAAGACAACATTACAACATTTCCCTTCCTTTTTTTGTTCTGCAATTAGAGAGTAATTTGTAGGCTGAGCAAATAACTACTCACTGTATTCCGTCATTGCATTTTCACTCTATAATTTGAAATTAGCTGTAAAAACCATAACCTTTGCTTGCTAATAATAGGTTGCCTTTCTTGGGGGGAGAATGCAAGTTTGGATTTATCCGACCTTTTCGCCAGGGTGAACATGCAATCATATTCCTATCTGACAGATTGTGAGTTGTATTGcactgctgccttatcctcttcCATTAAAACTACTTATCAGAGTTTGTACTTGCATTCATCCAGTAACGTTATGCAGCctgttga
This sequence is a window from Amia ocellicauda isolate fAmiCal2 chromosome 22, fAmiCal2.hap1, whole genome shotgun sequence. Protein-coding genes within it:
- the LOC136717848 gene encoding class A basic helix-loop-helix protein 9, giving the protein MNSRASLTESEFSEDELEGSLLGNDDYTSGVGELGKTSPSSDSSASCTSEPEEAKLKKRSRPVRSKARRVAANVRERKRILDYNQAFNALRMALKHDLNGKRLSKIATLRRAINRISSLSVFLRSNPTAPAAAAAPRHPCAHPECHGPLEESRMEMGKEEGYQMPPETHLHPQPPAHHQHALPHTHPSEQLYADPPGHLVPSCSPSPHYHRYSPESQLYLPHHGHYNSPREEIRSPPYYGNGGGAGYQFGVRTTCHQNHMDNLAECSSPLPFSWQLSYLQGTGYQQSLSMH